One region of Glutamicibacter sp. B1 genomic DNA includes:
- a CDS encoding fasciclin domain-containing protein, producing MKRTYSKAAGVFGLIAVAAMGLSACSTGSETMESPTASASESSSPMASESAMDPAGNLVGPGCAAYAEAVPTGDGSVEGMAQDPVAVAASNNPLLTTLTSAVSGELNPDVDLVDTLNGGEFTVFAPVDDAFAEIPKDDLAAVAKDADTLTSVLTYHVVSGQIAPADLPGTHKTVQGEDLEVTGSGDDLEVNGASVICGGVQTANATVYLVDTVLMPPAKK from the coding sequence ATGAAGCGCACATACAGCAAAGCCGCTGGAGTCTTCGGGCTCATCGCAGTCGCCGCCATGGGACTGAGCGCCTGCTCGACAGGTTCGGAAACCATGGAATCGCCCACCGCTTCTGCTTCGGAAAGCAGCTCTCCGATGGCCAGCGAGTCGGCCATGGATCCAGCCGGAAATCTCGTTGGCCCAGGCTGCGCAGCCTACGCCGAAGCAGTCCCGACCGGTGATGGCTCGGTAGAAGGCATGGCGCAGGATCCAGTAGCCGTCGCCGCCTCGAATAACCCGCTGCTGACCACGCTGACCTCGGCAGTCTCCGGTGAGCTGAACCCGGACGTGGACCTGGTCGATACGCTCAACGGCGGCGAATTCACCGTCTTCGCACCGGTGGATGACGCCTTCGCCGAGATTCCGAAGGATGACTTGGCAGCAGTGGCCAAGGACGCCGACACCCTGACCAGCGTGCTGACCTACCATGTGGTTTCCGGCCAGATCGCACCGGCTGATCTTCCCGGAACCCACAAAACGGTCCAGGGCGAGGATCTTGAAGTCACCGGCAGCGGTGATGATCTGGAAGTCAACGGGGCCTCGGTCATCTGCGGCGGCGTGCAAACCGCCAACGCCACCGTGTACCTGGTGGACACCGTCCTGATGCCGCCGGCCAAGAAGTAG
- the sigK gene encoding ECF RNA polymerase sigma factor SigK: protein MSSNRLDAMEDDSVQTPDDLLRQVALGAESAFESLYDAMASRVFGLVLRVLRDQAQSEEVTQEVFVEAWQQAKRFDPSRGTAASWLLTIAHRRAVDRVRSSQASQARDLRIGIKEFQDSYEDVEENAILHDETVRVARALQQLSAPQREAIQLAYFGGYTHLEVAELLKVPVGTAKTRIRDGMGKLRELMGVA from the coding sequence ATGAGTTCCAATAGACTCGACGCCATGGAAGACGATTCCGTGCAAACGCCAGACGACTTGTTGCGACAGGTCGCGCTGGGGGCCGAATCTGCCTTCGAATCGCTCTATGATGCCATGGCATCGCGGGTCTTCGGCCTCGTGCTGCGGGTGCTTCGCGACCAGGCGCAGAGCGAAGAGGTCACCCAGGAAGTATTCGTCGAAGCGTGGCAGCAGGCCAAGCGCTTCGATCCGTCCCGCGGAACCGCTGCATCCTGGCTGCTGACCATAGCCCACCGCCGAGCAGTGGACCGGGTGCGCTCCAGCCAAGCGAGCCAAGCCCGGGATCTGCGCATTGGAATCAAGGAATTCCAGGACAGCTACGAAGACGTGGAAGAGAACGCCATCTTGCACGACGAGACCGTACGCGTTGCCCGGGCACTGCAACAGCTCAGCGCACCGCAACGCGAAGCCATACAGCTGGCCTACTTCGGCGGATACACCCACCTGGAAGTCGCTGAGCTGCTGAAAGTACCGGTGGGAACCGCTAAAACGCGAATACGCGATGGCATGGGCAAGCTTCGAGAACTGATGGGAGTGGCGTAA
- a CDS encoding YdeI/OmpD-associated family protein — protein sequence MPEFTTTLIPTTGKNVAIVVPDDIVYGFERGKRVPVTVQVDGDYTFHSSIASMGGQFLIGFNAQTRAETKKDAGDEVAVKVELDEEPRTVEIPEPLAVLLSAEPELLEAWNKLSYSKQRGHAEPIIAARGEDTRARRVEKVIRALRSQ from the coding sequence ATGCCAGAATTCACCACCACACTGATTCCTACCACGGGTAAAAACGTCGCCATAGTTGTGCCCGATGACATCGTGTACGGGTTTGAGCGTGGAAAACGGGTCCCAGTAACAGTTCAGGTTGATGGCGATTACACCTTCCACAGCAGCATCGCATCTATGGGTGGACAGTTTCTTATTGGATTTAATGCGCAGACTCGGGCAGAGACCAAAAAAGATGCCGGAGATGAAGTCGCCGTCAAGGTTGAACTGGATGAGGAACCACGAACCGTGGAGATCCCCGAGCCACTAGCGGTGCTGCTCTCGGCTGAACCAGAGTTGCTTGAGGCATGGAACAAGCTCTCCTACAGCAAACAACGCGGACACGCTGAACCCATCATCGCTGCACGGGGCGAGGACACCAGAGCTCGCCGGGTTGAAAAAGTGATTAGGGCGTTGCGCAGCCAGTAG
- a CDS encoding molybdopterin-dependent oxidoreductase, whose product MFAVAQLASAFFNSASSPFFALGSAIIDLTPPWLKDFAIATFGTNDKLALFISIGVAAAVLSALIGLLAKRSFALACTAIIALALVLASAVAARASTSLLDVVPTVLGAVAGIGALHWLARLATATVAEPGQGTAAAGPSRRIFLRGAVLSFAAAALATAVSTSVSATRNMAVAARNALRLPAARTKAKALPEGVQIEEANMPRFVTPNQDFYRIDTALSVPQIDPNQWSLRVHGMVENEFTIGFDELLGEELVETYLTLTCVSNPVGGDLVGNAKWLGYPLRKVLERAVPQAGADMVLSTSHDGFSASTPLQALTDDRMALLAIGMNGEPLPFDHGFPVRMVVPGLYGYVSATKWVIDLEVTRFEDKAAYWTTRGWSERGPIKMSSRIDTPRPFAEVPAGEVVLGGTAWAQTRGISRVQVQIDDGPWEDAQLAAEASLDTWRQWRFVWKDAAPGMHAASVRAYDAQGKMQTREKANPVPNGASGWQRLQFTVQ is encoded by the coding sequence ATGTTTGCCGTCGCCCAGTTGGCCTCGGCATTTTTCAATAGTGCTTCCTCGCCGTTTTTCGCACTGGGGTCTGCCATCATCGACTTGACGCCTCCATGGCTCAAGGACTTCGCCATCGCCACCTTCGGGACCAATGACAAGCTGGCGCTGTTCATTTCCATCGGCGTGGCGGCAGCGGTGCTCTCTGCCCTGATCGGCCTGCTGGCCAAGCGGAGTTTCGCGTTGGCCTGCACCGCCATCATTGCTTTGGCGCTGGTGCTTGCCAGCGCTGTGGCCGCCCGCGCGTCCACCAGCCTGCTGGATGTTGTCCCTACGGTGCTGGGTGCAGTCGCCGGAATCGGAGCTCTTCATTGGCTGGCCCGGCTGGCTACAGCCACCGTCGCCGAACCCGGCCAGGGCACGGCAGCTGCCGGCCCAAGCCGAAGAATATTCTTGCGCGGCGCGGTCCTGTCCTTCGCGGCCGCGGCACTGGCCACCGCGGTGTCGACCTCCGTCTCCGCTACACGCAATATGGCTGTCGCCGCCCGCAACGCCCTGCGCCTGCCAGCGGCCCGGACGAAGGCCAAGGCCCTGCCCGAAGGAGTGCAAATAGAGGAGGCGAATATGCCCCGCTTCGTTACTCCCAACCAGGATTTCTACCGCATCGACACCGCGCTGTCGGTGCCGCAGATCGACCCGAACCAGTGGTCCTTGCGCGTGCACGGCATGGTGGAGAATGAATTCACCATCGGCTTCGACGAGCTGCTGGGCGAGGAACTCGTGGAAACGTATTTGACCCTGACCTGCGTATCGAATCCTGTCGGAGGAGATCTGGTAGGCAACGCGAAGTGGCTGGGCTACCCGCTGCGCAAGGTGCTGGAGCGCGCGGTTCCCCAGGCCGGCGCCGATATGGTGCTTTCGACGTCTCATGACGGTTTCAGCGCTTCCACACCGCTACAAGCGCTGACCGATGACCGGATGGCCTTGCTGGCTATCGGCATGAACGGCGAGCCACTGCCCTTCGACCACGGATTCCCCGTGCGGATGGTGGTTCCCGGCCTCTACGGCTATGTCTCGGCCACCAAATGGGTGATTGATTTGGAGGTGACGCGTTTCGAGGACAAGGCCGCCTATTGGACTACCCGCGGCTGGTCTGAACGCGGTCCCATCAAGATGTCGTCCAGGATCGATACGCCTCGGCCTTTCGCCGAGGTCCCTGCAGGGGAAGTTGTCTTGGGCGGAACTGCTTGGGCGCAGACCCGGGGCATTTCACGCGTGCAGGTGCAGATCGATGACGGCCCCTGGGAGGATGCGCAGCTGGCCGCCGAAGCGTCGCTGGATACATGGCGGCAGTGGCGCTTCGTCTGGAAGGACGCGGCACCGGGCATGCATGCGGCGTCGGTGCGAGCCTATGATGCGCAGGGCAAGATGCAGACCCGCGAGAAAGCCAACCCTGTGCCCAATGGCGCCAGTGGTTGGCAGCGCCTGCAATTCACCGTGCAATAG
- a CDS encoding anti-sigma factor → MEKHENERTDSFALEALGDEDRGKLAHQDSDAAQARHELDALQETAGLLGLAAQPVAPPARLKNDVMAAIRATEQLPPVQDQEPASGSSPASGSTAGAERESDAPATPPAPQPGAPRGNQRFFALAAGVLLLAAAALGGLAIQQNSEQRELESKMAAMAEHQEELARILGAPDAKSKTQTLDDGATITLSYSAAEGLMAVSTSGMPELSSEKGYELWLISADGAVPAGMLTGSDANGMIMLSDPMQGITHFGITVEPATGSPAPTTDPIMLQSL, encoded by the coding sequence ATGGAAAAGCATGAGAACGAGCGGACCGACAGCTTCGCCCTGGAAGCTCTGGGAGACGAGGACCGCGGCAAGCTCGCGCACCAGGACTCAGATGCCGCCCAGGCCCGCCACGAGCTGGATGCTTTGCAGGAAACTGCTGGACTGCTCGGCTTGGCAGCGCAGCCGGTTGCTCCCCCAGCACGGCTCAAGAACGATGTCATGGCAGCTATCCGCGCCACCGAGCAGCTGCCGCCCGTCCAAGACCAGGAGCCTGCCTCGGGCAGCTCCCCCGCCAGTGGCTCCACGGCTGGTGCGGAACGTGAATCCGATGCCCCGGCTACGCCCCCGGCGCCGCAGCCCGGGGCACCGCGCGGCAACCAGCGCTTCTTCGCCTTGGCCGCCGGCGTCCTGCTACTGGCAGCGGCGGCGTTGGGCGGCTTGGCCATCCAGCAGAATTCCGAGCAGCGCGAGCTGGAAAGCAAAATGGCAGCCATGGCCGAACATCAGGAAGAGCTCGCCCGGATCCTGGGGGCTCCCGATGCCAAGTCCAAGACGCAGACCTTGGATGACGGGGCAACGATCACGCTGTCCTATTCCGCGGCCGAAGGACTGATGGCGGTTTCCACCTCGGGCATGCCGGAGCTGTCCAGCGAGAAAGGGTACGAGCTGTGGCTGATTTCCGCCGACGGCGCAGTCCCGGCAGGAATGCTCACGGGCAGCGATGCCAACGGCATGATCATGCTTTCCGATCCGATGCAGGGGATCACTCATTTCGGGATCACCGTCGAGCCGGCCACCGGCTCCCCCGCCCCGACGACGGATCCCATCATGCTGCAGTCGCTATGA